From a single Fulvivirga ulvae genomic region:
- a CDS encoding AsmA family protein, with the protein MKKVLIAFGSIIIVLLAAAFIVPVIFKDDIKASIDKTLAESANADVVWDTEDFGISLFKNFPNATATLNNFGIINKAPFEGQILFAVQHFEVEVDIFSLLGDQIKIKGIQLDNPEIFIKVLQDGTANYDIAVADESAPADVEADTSATEFNIGIDHWQITNGHLVYDDQSIPFKMELKNLQHSGSGDFTQDIFDLTTKTSADSVTVVFDGTEYVSGKSVEIDAILAISDEYGKYTFKENNVKVNDFTMSFDGYLALLEDGSMDMNINYGTRENTFKSLLSLVPGIYTADFKDIETEGTLAFSGSVKGKYDSLTMPAFGVALKVNDAMFKYPDLPTAIKNINMDLLVDNQDGVIENTIVNLKQFHMDFGQNPIDAKLLVKNLRDYDMDAEMKGKLNLGELNSMFPMEGMSMKGNFNIDLKASGIYDSVRQIIPAIDVTMSMKNGYIKTSEFPYALENLSFDSRITDPSGKMSDFKAVVKDFNMIMDGEPFSANLVLENLDNYKWDLSAKGGIDLEKMTKVFPIEGMNLAGKINADIKTAGTMSDLEAEKYQNLPTSGTVTVNNFKYTDAELPYDVTIATATATFDPRQMTLSNYKGTVGKSDMAMSGSISNYIGYMFGENQTLKGTMNFNSNLLDLNEFMTEEEETAAPTVGEEESYGVVQVPENIDFILKSEIKKALIMDMEITNATGNIIVKDGIANLNNLSFNLLEGTFVVNGSYNARDIDKPAYNFNMDIKELSIQKSFKTFELVRNFAPIAEKVNGKVSTNFKVNGLLDQEMMPNLVTTNGGGLLQVAQATVDNSKIVNGIMSLASLDKVDQVKIKDVLMSVKIEDGKLKVEPFDVSLGGYKTTIGGATALDGSISYNLKMDVPAGKLGTQFNSLISSYTGGGNTGSTIPLTIGLGGTYDNPQPKLLMGEQKQQAKDAAKEKAKEEAKDVAADLLKDVKDEKAKEVIGDILGGDKNDTTKTESTDLQKKVEEEAKDKIKDLFKKKKKGGN; encoded by the coding sequence ATGAAAAAAGTCCTGATTGCCTTTGGCAGCATCATTATAGTTTTACTTGCAGCCGCATTTATAGTACCTGTCATTTTCAAAGATGATATTAAAGCATCCATCGACAAAACCCTTGCGGAATCGGCAAATGCTGATGTTGTCTGGGATACGGAAGATTTTGGCATTTCTCTCTTCAAAAACTTTCCTAATGCAACGGCCACACTAAATAATTTTGGGATTATAAACAAAGCTCCTTTTGAAGGGCAAATATTATTTGCCGTTCAACACTTTGAGGTTGAAGTTGATATCTTCAGCCTGTTGGGTGATCAGATTAAAATCAAAGGTATTCAACTGGACAATCCTGAGATATTCATTAAGGTCTTACAAGATGGCACTGCGAACTATGACATTGCAGTGGCTGATGAAAGTGCCCCTGCAGATGTAGAAGCGGATACCTCAGCTACTGAGTTTAATATTGGTATCGACCACTGGCAAATCACCAATGGGCATTTGGTTTATGATGACCAGTCCATCCCCTTTAAAATGGAACTGAAGAATTTGCAACACTCAGGCAGTGGTGACTTTACGCAGGACATTTTTGATCTTACTACTAAAACAAGTGCTGATTCAGTGACAGTTGTTTTTGATGGTACTGAATACGTCTCAGGTAAAAGTGTGGAGATTGATGCCATTTTGGCTATTAGTGACGAGTATGGGAAATATACCTTTAAGGAAAATAATGTAAAGGTTAATGACTTTACCATGAGCTTTGATGGGTATCTTGCTTTGCTCGAAGACGGCAGCATGGACATGAATATCAACTATGGCACCAGGGAAAACACCTTCAAAAGTCTCCTGTCTCTTGTTCCGGGTATCTATACTGCTGACTTTAAAGATATTGAAACCGAAGGTACTCTTGCATTCAGCGGCTCAGTAAAAGGTAAATATGACAGCCTGACGATGCCGGCATTTGGTGTAGCCTTAAAAGTAAATGATGCTATGTTCAAGTATCCTGATTTGCCAACAGCAATCAAAAATATCAACATGGATCTTTTGGTAGATAATCAGGATGGCGTTATAGAAAATACCATTGTGAACCTTAAGCAGTTTCACATGGATTTCGGTCAAAACCCGATTGATGCCAAGCTACTCGTCAAAAACCTGCGGGACTATGATATGGATGCAGAAATGAAAGGAAAACTTAACCTTGGAGAACTTAATTCAATGTTTCCTATGGAGGGTATGAGTATGAAGGGCAACTTTAATATTGATCTTAAAGCCTCTGGCATATATGACAGCGTGCGTCAGATTATTCCTGCAATTGACGTTACGATGAGTATGAAAAACGGCTATATTAAAACATCAGAATTTCCTTATGCCTTGGAAAATTTAAGCTTTGACTCAAGAATAACAGATCCATCAGGTAAAATGAGTGACTTTAAAGCTGTGGTTAAAGACTTTAACATGATCATGGATGGAGAGCCATTTAGTGCAAACCTTGTACTGGAAAACCTGGATAACTACAAGTGGGACCTTTCTGCGAAAGGCGGTATAGACCTGGAGAAAATGACAAAAGTATTCCCCATAGAGGGGATGAATCTGGCAGGAAAAATCAATGCTGATATCAAAACTGCGGGCACAATGTCTGATCTTGAAGCTGAAAAATATCAAAATCTGCCAACCAGTGGTACTGTTACAGTGAACAATTTTAAATATACGGATGCAGAACTTCCTTATGATGTAACTATTGCCACAGCTACTGCTACCTTTGACCCCAGGCAAATGACCTTATCTAACTATAAAGGAACAGTAGGAAAAAGTGATATGGCCATGAGCGGCTCCATTTCTAATTACATCGGATACATGTTTGGCGAAAACCAAACGCTAAAAGGGACCATGAACTTCAATTCTAATTTGTTAGATCTTAATGAATTTATGACTGAAGAAGAAGAGACTGCTGCACCAACTGTCGGTGAAGAAGAATCTTACGGCGTAGTTCAGGTTCCTGAAAATATTGACTTCATACTAAAATCAGAGATTAAGAAGGCGCTGATCATGGATATGGAGATAACCAATGCTACGGGAAACATTATTGTAAAAGATGGCATAGCCAATCTCAATAACCTCAGCTTTAACTTACTTGAGGGAACTTTTGTAGTTAATGGTTCTTATAATGCACGAGACATTGACAAACCTGCCTACAATTTTAATATGGACATTAAAGAGCTATCCATTCAAAAGTCATTTAAAACATTTGAATTGGTGCGCAACTTTGCACCAATTGCGGAAAAGGTAAATGGTAAGGTATCTACCAACTTTAAGGTAAACGGTTTACTAGATCAGGAGATGATGCCTAACCTTGTAACAACCAACGGAGGCGGACTACTACAGGTGGCCCAGGCAACGGTTGATAACTCAAAAATCGTTAACGGGATAATGAGCCTGGCAAGCTTGGATAAAGTAGATCAGGTAAAAATCAAAGATGTGTTAATGTCTGTTAAAATAGAAGATGGTAAGCTCAAAGTGGAGCCATTTGATGTAAGTCTGGGAGGTTATAAAACAACAATAGGTGGAGCCACAGCACTGGATGGAAGTATAAGCTATAACCTCAAAATGGATGTCCCTGCAGGAAAGCTGGGTACACAGTTCAACAGCCTGATATCCTCCTATACCGGCGGTGGAAATACCGGATCTACAATTCCTCTTACAATTGGTTTGGGAGGCACCTATGATAACCCTCAGCCTAAACTACTTATGGGGGAACAGAAGCAACAAGCCAAAGATGCCGCAAAAGAAAAAGCTAAGGAAGAAGCCAAAGATGTTGCGGCAGATCTCCTTAAGGATGTTAAGGATGAAAAGGCCAAAGAGGTAATAGGCGACATCTTGGGTGGAGACAAAAACGACACGACAAAAACAGAGTCAACCGACTTGCAAAAGAAGGTAGAAGAAGAAGCTAAGGATAAGATCAAAGATCTTTTTAAAAAGAAGAAAAAAGGCGGAAACTAA
- a CDS encoding GAF domain-containing protein, producing MASLINYWEANLKTNTLFSGYPADEIRRMIDSAPELRNPVYDLGELDKHKKLMGLLMSAVFPPAMIESELSAAIVPFSFQGIFATPGYHKIMPLDHIREDVTVNFADDNIIAGKIMMACIFILNKFYGTNLSMDRPMLASVPDEETGLKQIFKVNLNTQFVDVVCNGEPDPIDKKVIRELLDDLYNTELWLKYIKPEKYQFQGFGIIKLVDVTVEEMLSSIKYDLLKKDAVTCAESFQSIQEKIRSIFRLPEMKMGLSYIDPYNNVISNYGASDWSSFMMPNSDETLTCECFEGSVYEEAYQKMRPVIIEDLREYENKGTIERALLKKGIKSIVVAPLVHDKEVIGMLELGAPIPGKLNPMNAAQVENVLPMFTAAVKRVLGEMQTEVRALIQEECTAIHPTVEWRFMEEGYELMSMRRKGIKAELGDIIFPEVYPIYGLSDIRNSSLERAKAIQQDLKNNLKQVKKVISTILEYKNMPILDEINYRVDLEIKKISRGLDSGDESSVLEFLRNEVVPTFSYFKESEELLRPVIEDYEKLIDPKLGVIYDKRKDFEESLTKINETISMYLDQVEQHAQEMFPHYFEKYKTDGVEYNIYLGESLVRNKKFSKIYLRNFRLWQLLTQCEIAVNIEKLKPELPKELDITQLILVHGEPLSIKFRKDEKHFDVDGAYNIRYEIVKKRIDKAYIKGSSERLTQPGKIAIVYTQQKEAEEYMRYIEYLRSIEYLTGEVEHLELEELQGANGLKAIRVMVNLKSQVKDFGNELLKDVIAAINA from the coding sequence ATGGCATCACTCATTAACTACTGGGAGGCTAATCTGAAAACAAACACCTTGTTTTCTGGTTACCCTGCAGATGAAATCAGGCGAATGATTGATTCAGCACCGGAGTTAAGAAATCCTGTTTATGATCTTGGCGAGCTGGATAAACACAAGAAGCTAATGGGGCTTTTAATGAGTGCGGTTTTTCCTCCGGCCATGATAGAGTCGGAACTCTCAGCAGCTATTGTTCCTTTCAGCTTTCAGGGCATCTTTGCCACACCAGGTTATCACAAGATTATGCCGTTAGATCATATTCGTGAGGATGTGACAGTTAATTTTGCTGATGATAATATCATTGCCGGTAAAATAATGATGGCCTGTATATTTATTTTGAATAAATTTTATGGCACAAACCTGTCAATGGACAGACCAATGCTGGCTTCGGTTCCGGATGAGGAAACAGGATTGAAACAAATTTTTAAGGTAAATCTTAACACGCAATTTGTGGATGTCGTGTGTAACGGCGAGCCCGACCCAATCGATAAAAAGGTGATCCGAGAGTTGCTCGATGACCTTTATAATACAGAACTGTGGCTAAAATATATTAAGCCGGAAAAATATCAATTTCAGGGTTTTGGTATCATTAAACTTGTGGACGTCACTGTTGAAGAGATGTTGTCTTCAATTAAATACGACCTTTTGAAGAAGGATGCCGTTACCTGCGCGGAGAGCTTCCAATCCATCCAGGAAAAAATCAGATCAATTTTCCGGTTACCGGAAATGAAAATGGGGCTGTCCTACATTGATCCTTATAATAACGTAATCTCTAATTACGGAGCGAGTGACTGGAGCAGCTTTATGATGCCAAATAGTGATGAAACGCTGACATGCGAGTGCTTCGAAGGATCGGTTTACGAGGAGGCATATCAAAAGATGAGGCCTGTAATAATTGAAGACCTTAGAGAGTATGAAAACAAGGGAACTATTGAACGGGCTTTACTAAAAAAGGGAATAAAGAGTATTGTGGTGGCTCCACTGGTTCACGATAAGGAGGTTATTGGTATGTTGGAGTTGGGAGCGCCTATTCCGGGGAAACTAAATCCAATGAATGCTGCCCAGGTGGAAAATGTCCTTCCTATGTTCACTGCTGCAGTAAAAAGAGTACTGGGTGAGATGCAAACTGAAGTTAGGGCTTTAATCCAGGAAGAGTGTACCGCTATTCACCCTACCGTAGAGTGGCGTTTTATGGAGGAAGGTTACGAGCTGATGAGTATGAGGAGAAAGGGAATAAAAGCAGAGCTTGGAGATATTATTTTCCCTGAAGTGTATCCCATATATGGCCTCTCTGATATCAGAAACTCATCACTGGAGAGAGCAAAGGCAATACAACAAGACCTTAAAAACAATCTGAAACAGGTTAAAAAGGTAATATCTACCATACTGGAGTATAAAAATATGCCTATACTCGATGAAATCAATTATAGGGTAGATCTTGAAATAAAGAAAATATCCAGAGGACTTGATTCTGGTGATGAATCAAGTGTGCTGGAATTCCTTAGAAATGAAGTAGTGCCTACATTCAGTTATTTTAAGGAGTCGGAAGAACTACTCAGGCCGGTAATAGAAGATTATGAAAAGCTTATTGATCCCAAGCTTGGAGTTATTTATGATAAGAGAAAGGATTTTGAAGAAAGCCTGACGAAGATCAATGAAACAATATCCATGTACCTTGATCAGGTAGAGCAACATGCCCAGGAAATGTTCCCCCACTATTTTGAAAAGTATAAAACCGATGGGGTTGAGTATAATATATATCTGGGTGAGTCACTGGTAAGAAACAAAAAGTTTAGCAAGATATACTTGAGGAACTTCAGACTCTGGCAACTGCTCACGCAATGTGAGATAGCAGTAAATATTGAAAAACTTAAGCCTGAATTACCAAAAGAGCTGGATATCACCCAGCTGATACTTGTGCATGGAGAGCCCCTGTCAATTAAGTTTAGAAAGGACGAAAAGCATTTCGATGTGGATGGTGCTTATAACATTCGTTATGAAATAGTAAAGAAACGGATAGATAAAGCTTACATAAAAGGTTCCAGCGAGCGACTCACTCAACCGGGCAAGATTGCTATTGTTTATACCCAGCAGAAGGAAGCGGAAGAGTACATGAGATACATAGAATATCTCAGGTCCATCGAATACCTAACAGGCGAAGTTGAGCACCTTGAACTGGAGGAGCTACAGGGGGCAAATGGCTTGAAAGCCATTCGTGTGATGGTGAACTTAAAGTCGCAGGTTAAAGATTTTGGGAATGAGCTTCTAAAGGACGTAATAGCTGCCATCAATGCTTAA
- a CDS encoding 2TM domain-containing protein — MDNTELYQKTKQLLRQLNYFIVHVVVYFIVNVSIILMIFQDIRGRWGLLFPVVLWALALIYHGLRIYGINVFSNKNKKHIWSWF; from the coding sequence GTGGATAATACTGAGCTATATCAAAAAACAAAACAACTACTCCGACAATTAAATTATTTCATTGTACATGTAGTTGTTTATTTTATTGTCAATGTAAGTATCATTCTCATGATCTTTCAGGATATCCGTGGAAGATGGGGCTTACTTTTTCCTGTAGTACTTTGGGCATTGGCTTTAATCTATCACGGACTTCGTATTTATGGAATAAATGTCTTTTCCAATAAAAATAAAAAACACATATGGAGTTGGTTTTGA
- a CDS encoding DUF4199 domain-containing protein, translated as MSKYSIEKIGLRYGIYAAVAYILFFIIMQIVGLAHFYWLRALNYVFLFSAVFMSIRDYKNAHKDSFAYLNGIGVGVVTSIISCLIFAVFLCIYLEAINPDFMTAIKENEMFGKYLNPYIAAAAILFEGSFSGITTAFILMPYFKKSHADETGQPVP; from the coding sequence ATGAGCAAGTATTCAATAGAGAAAATCGGACTCAGGTACGGTATTTATGCGGCCGTAGCCTACATTTTGTTTTTTATTATCATGCAAATTGTTGGGTTGGCCCATTTCTACTGGCTAAGGGCGCTCAATTATGTCTTTCTTTTTTCGGCTGTATTTATGTCCATTAGAGACTACAAAAATGCCCATAAAGACTCATTTGCCTATCTTAATGGAATTGGTGTCGGTGTGGTTACCTCCATCATTTCATGTCTCATTTTTGCGGTATTTTTATGCATTTACCTTGAGGCGATAAATCCTGATTTTATGACAGCCATCAAGGAAAATGAGATGTTTGGTAAGTACCTTAATCCTTACATTGCTGCTGCAGCGATTCTTTTTGAAGGTTCTTTCTCCGGTATTACTACGGCCTTTATTTTGATGCCCTATTTCAAAAAAAGCCATGCTGACGAAACAGGACAGCCCGTGCCATAG
- a CDS encoding LytR/AlgR family response regulator transcription factor: MKVLIIEDEAPAFRRLQKILEEVQSDIDIVDVLDSVEESIKWFNNHNAPDLIFMDIQLSDGVSFEIFENIKITRPVIFTTAFDEYMLKAFKVNSIDYLLKPIKKEELAQSLQKFHGMRSAFGNGEHPDLSELISRIRMDDRKYKARFLARQGEKLVSVETNNIAYFQTRHGVVHLVTQQDKKYLIDQNLDELGNHLDPDRFFRANRQFLINFSTIKTVHKYHKGKLLVELHLPTDEPLTVSSEKAGVFRGWLGE, encoded by the coding sequence ATGAAAGTACTGATAATTGAGGATGAGGCACCTGCATTTCGCAGACTGCAAAAAATATTAGAGGAAGTACAGTCAGATATTGATATTGTGGATGTACTGGATAGCGTTGAGGAAAGCATAAAATGGTTTAATAATCATAATGCTCCTGACCTTATTTTTATGGACATTCAGCTTAGTGACGGAGTAAGTTTTGAGATTTTTGAGAATATTAAGATAACACGGCCTGTCATTTTTACTACTGCATTTGATGAATATATGCTTAAAGCGTTTAAAGTCAATAGTATTGATTACCTGCTTAAACCTATCAAAAAAGAAGAGTTGGCTCAAAGTCTTCAAAAATTTCATGGGATGAGATCAGCATTTGGCAATGGCGAGCATCCTGACCTCAGTGAGTTGATCTCCAGGATCAGGATGGATGACAGAAAATACAAAGCTCGTTTTCTGGCCAGACAAGGGGAGAAACTGGTATCCGTGGAAACCAATAATATTGCCTATTTTCAAACCAGGCACGGAGTGGTTCATTTGGTAACTCAGCAAGATAAAAAGTACCTCATCGATCAAAATCTGGATGAGCTTGGGAACCATCTGGATCCTGACAGATTTTTTAGAGCCAACCGCCAGTTTCTGATCAATTTTTCGACCATTAAAACAGTACACAAATATCACAAAGGAAAGCTTCTTGTAGAACTTCATCTGCCAACAGATGAACCCCTTACGGTAAGTAGCGAAAAGGCAGGTGTGTTTAGGGGGTGGTTAGGCGAATAA
- a CDS encoding adenylate/guanylate cyclase domain-containing protein, whose protein sequence is MKKILSNNTKIKIRTVLFITIGWILVGMLNIYYNHLIMLSQEAFEFNDYDLETALLTNMVALFIAGLGGGSLIIFFLKDRLRKMPLGMVIIINMISFLLIIALVSILAFVFYYYILVGESYFDGDLWFNLGEFVTSYGFLLNLIVWTVVTTATIVVLQVNDKYGKGVFLETLLGKYHNPINEERIFMFLDLKSSTTIAEKLGHKKYFKLLNRFFEDVTKGVIENKGDIYQYVGDEVVITWTLEDGLENANCIRCFFEIESIINRHAHKYIEKYRIKPTFKAALHGGEVTTGEVGTFKKDIIFTGDVLNTTSRIEDKCNEFNAKLLVSESLIVQLPVNGEFNAEEIGDIELKGKQNPVKIYKVSRVFTGEEQVVVE, encoded by the coding sequence ATGAAGAAGATACTTTCAAACAATACAAAAATAAAGATCAGGACAGTTCTCTTTATTACCATTGGCTGGATACTTGTCGGAATGCTGAATATCTATTATAACCACCTGATCATGTTGTCTCAGGAGGCATTTGAATTCAATGATTATGATCTTGAAACCGCCCTCTTAACCAATATGGTAGCATTATTTATAGCAGGATTAGGTGGGGGTTCACTTATTATTTTTTTTCTGAAAGACCGGCTTAGGAAGATGCCGTTAGGTATGGTTATCATCATCAACATGATTTCCTTCTTGCTGATAATTGCTCTGGTCAGTATTTTGGCCTTTGTTTTCTACTACTACATACTTGTAGGGGAGTCTTATTTTGATGGCGATCTCTGGTTTAACCTGGGTGAGTTTGTTACCAGCTATGGGTTCTTGCTTAACCTGATAGTTTGGACGGTGGTAACAACAGCAACCATAGTGGTGTTGCAGGTAAATGACAAATATGGGAAAGGGGTTTTTCTGGAGACGCTTTTGGGCAAGTACCACAACCCTATTAATGAAGAGCGTATTTTTATGTTTCTCGATCTCAAATCATCAACCACCATAGCGGAGAAGCTGGGGCACAAAAAGTATTTTAAGTTGCTTAATCGCTTTTTTGAGGATGTTACTAAAGGTGTGATTGAAAATAAAGGCGACATTTATCAGTATGTGGGTGATGAGGTGGTGATCACCTGGACGCTGGAGGATGGCCTGGAAAATGCCAATTGTATTCGATGCTTTTTTGAGATTGAAAGTATTATCAACCGGCATGCTCATAAATACATAGAGAAGTATAGGATAAAACCCACATTCAAAGCTGCATTGCATGGAGGTGAGGTTACTACAGGTGAGGTTGGTACCTTTAAGAAAGACATTATATTTACCGGTGATGTGTTGAACACAACCTCTCGTATTGAAGACAAATGCAATGAATTTAATGCCAAGCTCCTGGTATCAGAATCTCTTATTGTTCAATTACCTGTTAATGGAGAGTTTAATGCCGAAGAAATAGGTGACATAGAGCTTAAGGGCAAGCAGAATCCTGTTAAGATTTATAAAGTATCCAGAGTATTTACCGGAGAGGAGCAAGTGGTAGTGGAATAG
- a CDS encoding TetR/AcrR family transcriptional regulator, giving the protein MNTRDKILAVAKELILKVGYNAFSFRDISVPLGIKNAAIYYHFPGKEALGCVVIRTEHENITKWRDEVSMLNPWQKLDRFFTIYDNKMLHNRICMVGSISSDLYAVPESMRVCLHSMVVDINLWLTELLEEGRSTGTFYFNGSANAKAAVLVTSLTAGLQIARVLGHEKFEQIKNQIKLDITPTNHDN; this is encoded by the coding sequence ATGAATACTCGTGACAAAATACTGGCTGTCGCAAAAGAATTGATTTTAAAGGTCGGCTATAATGCCTTCAGTTTTAGGGATATTTCCGTTCCGCTGGGTATTAAAAATGCTGCCATATATTATCATTTTCCCGGCAAGGAAGCGCTGGGGTGTGTTGTTATTCGTACTGAGCATGAAAATATAACTAAGTGGCGGGATGAAGTCAGCATGCTTAATCCGTGGCAAAAGCTAGACAGATTTTTTACCATATACGATAACAAGATGCTCCATAACCGCATTTGTATGGTGGGTTCTATTTCCAGTGATCTGTATGCTGTTCCTGAAAGCATGAGAGTATGCTTACATTCCATGGTAGTTGATATAAACCTATGGCTAACTGAACTACTGGAAGAGGGAAGGAGTACAGGCACCTTTTACTTTAACGGATCCGCTAACGCAAAAGCAGCAGTTTTAGTGACCAGTTTGACAGCAGGCCTGCAAATAGCACGGGTATTAGGTCACGAAAAATTCGAACAAATTAAAAACCAAATCAAATTAGACATAACTCCAACTAACCATGACAACTAA
- the fabF gene encoding beta-ketoacyl-ACP synthase II: MTTKRVVITGLGALTPIGNDVKTFWGNLIEGQSGAGPITKFDTELFKTKFACELKGLNLEDHFDRKDIRKNDPFTLYSIIASEQAMIDSGIKLDKTDVNKFGVIWASGNGGIHTFENEVLEYASSDRGPRFSPFFIPKILVDTPSGAIALKYGLRGINYCTVSACASSTSAIMDAYNYIKWGKARLMIAGGSEAPITQSGIGGFGAMKALSTRNDSPETASRPFDVDRDGFVMGEGAGALILEDLEHAQHRGARIYGEVIGAGMSNDAYHATATHPEGLGAILAMEMALEGSGIAADDVDYINLHATSTPVGDPSELSAIARMWKDTSKLHVSATKSMTGHLLGAAGAVEAIATVKALQENIVPPTINTKNVDPDLPEGINLTLGKRVEKTINYAMSNTFGFGGHNAIALFKKWEG; encoded by the coding sequence ATGACAACTAAACGAGTAGTAATAACAGGTCTTGGTGCATTGACACCCATTGGCAACGATGTTAAGACCTTCTGGGGCAACCTTATAGAAGGGCAAAGCGGAGCAGGACCTATTACAAAATTTGATACAGAACTTTTTAAAACAAAATTCGCCTGTGAACTGAAAGGACTTAATCTTGAAGATCATTTCGACCGTAAGGATATCCGTAAAAACGACCCTTTTACATTATACAGCATTATCGCCTCCGAACAGGCAATGATTGATAGTGGTATTAAGCTGGATAAGACCGATGTTAATAAATTTGGTGTTATCTGGGCATCTGGAAACGGCGGTATCCATACATTTGAAAATGAAGTGCTTGAATATGCAAGCTCAGATCGCGGACCACGTTTCTCACCATTTTTCATACCTAAAATATTGGTAGACACGCCATCTGGCGCTATTGCACTAAAATATGGATTGAGGGGTATAAACTACTGCACGGTATCGGCATGCGCATCCTCCACAAGCGCCATAATGGATGCCTACAATTATATCAAGTGGGGCAAAGCCCGTTTAATGATTGCCGGAGGTTCTGAAGCGCCTATAACACAATCCGGAATTGGCGGCTTTGGAGCTATGAAAGCCCTGTCTACAAGAAATGACAGCCCTGAGACTGCCTCAAGACCCTTTGATGTTGATCGCGATGGCTTTGTAATGGGTGAGGGGGCCGGGGCTCTGATACTTGAAGACCTGGAGCATGCCCAGCACAGAGGTGCCAGGATATATGGAGAAGTAATCGGCGCCGGTATGTCAAATGATGCATACCATGCCACAGCCACTCACCCTGAAGGTCTGGGTGCTATTTTAGCTATGGAAATGGCACTGGAAGGCTCCGGCATAGCTGCAGATGATGTAGACTATATAAATCTACACGCCACCAGTACCCCGGTTGGAGACCCTTCGGAGTTATCAGCCATTGCACGCATGTGGAAAGATACCAGCAAACTACATGTAAGTGCTACCAAGTCTATGACAGGCCATTTGCTTGGTGCTGCCGGTGCCGTAGAAGCTATTGCCACCGTAAAAGCTTTGCAGGAGAATATTGTCCCTCCCACTATCAATACCAAAAATGTTGACCCTGATTTACCCGAGGGAATTAACCTGACTCTGGGTAAGCGCGTTGAAAAAACCATCAACTATGCCATGAGTAATACCTTTGGCTTTGGTGGTCATAATGCTATTGCACTTTTCAAGAAATGGGAAGGATAA
- a CDS encoding adenylate/guanylate cyclase domain-containing protein — MNKLKLYIIILLYWVFIMGLSSWFALANVTGFIELADIDLSAIQNPVIKYWASPFQMLEATLFGLLFGLLFIGANEISEKLLVEKYSFGKVILIKSAVYLGGFLLSTITVYLIMSQFDFFPKNAIREMSQFKLVYWIIIFALIFLGFQTLLVNFVIQTIKKFGLNNLINFISGKYQHPVVEDRIFLFMDLKSSTTYAEMLGNIKYSQLIKDCFDDINLLVDKYKAEIYQYVGDEVVLTWRTDRVIITLEYISIFYAFKEALEKRRNHYMKKYGVVPEFKAGVHGGLVTVAEIGNIKRDIAYHGDVLNTASRIQSICNDYGEHFLISGELVKRTRALNGYKCTSIGQIQLKGKLSSIDVCSVKK, encoded by the coding sequence GTGAATAAGCTAAAACTATACATTATTATTCTGCTATACTGGGTATTCATCATGGGCTTATCCTCATGGTTTGCTCTGGCTAATGTAACCGGTTTTATTGAGCTGGCAGACATAGACCTTTCGGCTATTCAGAACCCGGTGATCAAATATTGGGCTTCTCCTTTCCAAATGCTCGAAGCAACACTATTTGGCCTGTTATTTGGCCTGCTTTTCATCGGGGCTAACGAGATTTCGGAAAAACTTCTGGTTGAAAAATACAGTTTCGGAAAAGTGATCCTTATCAAGAGCGCTGTTTATTTGGGAGGGTTTCTGTTAAGCACCATTACGGTCTATCTTATAATGAGCCAGTTTGATTTCTTTCCAAAAAATGCGATCAGGGAAATGAGCCAGTTTAAGTTAGTTTATTGGATCATTATCTTTGCCCTGATATTCCTGGGGTTTCAGACGCTTTTGGTAAACTTTGTGATTCAAACGATCAAAAAATTTGGACTAAACAACCTTATTAACTTCATAAGTGGCAAATATCAACACCCTGTAGTAGAAGACCGCATATTCCTGTTTATGGATCTTAAGTCTTCAACTACATATGCTGAGATGCTTGGTAATATTAAATACTCTCAACTTATAAAAGATTGCTTTGACGACATCAATCTTCTTGTTGACAAATACAAAGCAGAAATATACCAATATGTAGGTGATGAAGTAGTGCTTACCTGGAGGACCGACCGTGTAATTATCACACTTGAATATATCTCTATTTTTTATGCCTTTAAAGAAGCCCTGGAAAAACGAAGAAACCACTATATGAAAAAATATGGTGTAGTTCCCGAGTTTAAAGCCGGTGTTCACGGTGGTTTAGTAACGGTTGCTGAAATCGGCAATATCAAACGTGATATAGCATATCATGGAGATGTACTCAATACGGCTTCAAGAATACAATCGATTTGTAACGATTATGGTGAGCATTTTCTCATATCTGGGGAACTGGTTAAAAGGACCAGGGCATTGAATGGTTATAAATGCACCTCTATCGGGCAAATACAACTTAAGGGAAAGCTCTCAAGCATAGATGTCTGCTCTGTGAAAAAATAA